One genomic window of Flexivirga oryzae includes the following:
- a CDS encoding NUDIX hydrolase: MPIPEYVADLRAKIGTDLLWMPGASAYILRNGSDGPQVLLVRRSDNGRWTPVTGICDPGEEPDVTAQREAREEACVEIEVERLLAVTALRPIAYDNGDRCQYLDHAFRCRWVSGEATVGDEESSEVQWFGLDELPPLLPRFEKQLALALADPGPILFGAAARPR, from the coding sequence ATGCCGATCCCCGAGTATGTCGCCGACCTCCGCGCGAAGATCGGCACCGACCTGCTCTGGATGCCAGGCGCATCGGCGTACATCCTGCGCAACGGGTCCGACGGCCCGCAGGTCCTGCTCGTGCGACGCTCGGACAACGGGCGATGGACCCCGGTGACCGGCATCTGCGACCCCGGTGAGGAGCCGGACGTCACGGCACAGCGCGAGGCGCGCGAAGAGGCGTGCGTCGAGATCGAGGTCGAGCGGCTGCTCGCGGTCACTGCCCTCCGCCCGATCGCCTACGACAACGGCGATCGCTGCCAGTACCTCGATCACGCCTTCCGATGCCGCTGGGTGTCCGGCGAGGCCACGGTCGGTGACGAGGAGTCCAGCGAGGTGCAGTGGTTCGGTCTCGACGAGTTGCCGCCGCTGCTACCGCGATTCGAGAAACAGCTGGCGTTGGCGCTGGCCGATCCGGGCCCGATCCTCTTCGGCGCCGCGGCGCGCCCGCGCTGA
- a CDS encoding heavy metal-binding domain-containing protein, which produces MAFGKKDNDQQVAAPPVAGAAAPQASVASGIPAAAMERVQRLAAREQQDKSAFTSDLSVSEFLLVHKLGFDAVGYVMGTSIYHIGFQAQRWGQSMELEVLSSAMYHARSLAVERMRSEAHALGADGIVGVKLQIQRYAWQQGELEFIAQGTAIRARQPNASYKLQDGGPFTSDLSGQDFYTLVRAGHFPRAFVFGACVYHVAHQGIRQSMKMAGRNMEMPQFTEAAYTARELAMTRMENEANRFGADGIVGVRTDVSAHIWGEHASEFLAIGTGVVSSPESGMPEPTLTLGLDN; this is translated from the coding sequence ATGGCGTTCGGGAAGAAGGACAACGACCAACAGGTGGCAGCACCGCCGGTCGCGGGTGCAGCGGCGCCGCAGGCGAGTGTCGCCAGCGGGATTCCCGCCGCTGCGATGGAGCGCGTGCAGCGGTTGGCCGCCCGGGAGCAGCAGGACAAGTCGGCGTTCACCTCGGACCTGTCGGTCAGCGAATTCCTGCTGGTCCACAAGCTCGGGTTCGACGCGGTCGGATACGTGATGGGTACGTCGATCTATCACATCGGGTTCCAGGCGCAGCGGTGGGGACAATCGATGGAGCTGGAGGTCCTGTCCTCTGCGATGTATCACGCTCGGTCGCTCGCGGTGGAGCGGATGCGCAGCGAGGCTCACGCACTCGGCGCTGACGGCATCGTCGGGGTGAAGTTGCAGATCCAGCGATATGCCTGGCAACAGGGCGAATTGGAATTCATCGCGCAAGGGACGGCGATTCGGGCGCGGCAACCGAATGCGTCATACAAGCTGCAGGACGGCGGTCCGTTCACCTCCGATCTGTCCGGGCAGGACTTCTACACGCTCGTGCGGGCTGGCCACTTCCCGCGTGCGTTCGTGTTCGGTGCGTGCGTCTATCACGTTGCGCACCAAGGTATCCGGCAGAGCATGAAGATGGCCGGGCGCAACATGGAGATGCCGCAATTCACCGAGGCGGCATACACCGCACGGGAATTGGCGATGACGCGGATGGAGAACGAGGCCAACCGATTCGGGGCTGACGGGATCGTCGGCGTGCGTACCGATGTCAGCGCGCACATCTGGGGTGAGCACGCCTCCGAGTTCCTCGCGATCGGCACCGGGGTGGTGAGCTCGCCGGAGAGTGGTATGCCGGAACCCACGCTGACACTGGGGCTCGACAACTGA
- a CDS encoding hemerythrin domain-containing protein has translation MTNEPADASSADTLEAALTREHREIDAGIEEFVSAADAGEVRAEPLTRAMDALRRHIYLEETILFPPLRAAGLMMPVMVMLREHGTLWDAMAGIDTALGDTASNDAAPKTLLDQCRQLLALLDEHNTKEEPILYPRADLDLDEASHDDLADFLYSGTTPEGWSCEKATA, from the coding sequence ATGACGAACGAGCCGGCCGACGCTTCGAGCGCCGACACCCTGGAAGCCGCACTCACGCGTGAACACCGCGAGATCGACGCCGGGATCGAGGAGTTCGTGTCCGCCGCGGACGCCGGCGAGGTGCGCGCGGAGCCGCTCACGCGCGCCATGGACGCGCTCCGACGACACATCTACCTCGAGGAAACCATCCTCTTCCCACCGCTGCGTGCCGCCGGGCTGATGATGCCGGTCATGGTGATGTTGCGCGAGCACGGAACACTCTGGGACGCCATGGCCGGCATCGACACGGCGCTCGGTGACACCGCGAGCAACGACGCGGCGCCGAAGACGCTGCTCGACCAATGTCGACAGTTGCTCGCTCTGCTGGACGAACACAACACCAAGGAGGAGCCGATCCTCTATCCGAGGGCGGACCTCGACCTGGACGAGGCGTCGCACGACGATCTCGCGGATTTCCTCTACTCAGGGACCACCCCTGAAGGTTGGAGTTGCGAGAAGGCCACCGCCTGA
- a CDS encoding DUF222 domain-containing protein — translation MTATVQALDELPGVLEQLGDDQEADLVGVLLRLQERAAQVATVATANALDRGVLLTSNAANATQWVTGCAARAGTSIEPSAATTISVVAQACRDRRNHVIASAVRDGSCTLATARTALRQTAKVAEVLPTAAREDIQAWFLQLDPGLGSRGVTELTRRIIAKYAADKLSAEDAHLEKVESLTWRTLPTGMIRLIADLCPANAAILKQAVTALSAPRPAHEDGAPAGSASTSTGASDDEGDAGETSDGDAARRDGDVAGHGVAGAAFGLHEQQQRPETVRDERTPGKRRVDALMDLVSAGAKVASGDGMGIGAGATVLVTMDLHRLLGDLDGAVTIGGEILDAGTARRLACDADLIPMVLGGKSQPLDVGREKRLVTKGMRAAVVYRDKGCTFPGCDRPPGFCEVHHVLPWWAGGSTALDNSAMLCRRHHQIVHRHGYTATVTSDGVHWDLTEGAMPGWRADKVA, via the coding sequence GTGACCGCGACCGTCCAAGCGTTGGATGAGTTGCCGGGTGTGTTGGAGCAACTCGGGGACGACCAGGAGGCCGACCTCGTCGGGGTCCTGTTACGGCTGCAGGAGCGCGCGGCGCAGGTCGCGACGGTGGCGACCGCGAACGCTTTGGACCGGGGCGTGTTGTTGACCTCGAACGCGGCGAATGCCACCCAGTGGGTCACCGGGTGCGCAGCACGGGCGGGGACCAGTATCGAACCGTCGGCGGCGACCACCATCAGTGTGGTGGCGCAGGCGTGCCGGGACCGGCGCAACCATGTGATCGCGTCCGCGGTCCGCGACGGGTCCTGCACCCTGGCCACCGCCCGGACCGCGTTACGGCAAACCGCGAAAGTCGCCGAAGTGTTACCGACCGCGGCCCGCGAAGACATCCAGGCGTGGTTCCTGCAACTGGACCCGGGGTTGGGGTCCCGGGGCGTGACGGAACTGACGAGGCGGATCATCGCCAAGTATGCCGCGGACAAACTGTCGGCCGAGGATGCGCACCTGGAGAAGGTCGAATCATTGACGTGGCGGACGCTGCCGACCGGGATGATCCGGTTGATCGCCGACCTGTGCCCTGCCAACGCCGCCATCCTGAAGCAGGCGGTCACTGCGTTATCCGCCCCACGCCCGGCCCATGAGGACGGCGCACCGGCCGGCAGCGCCAGCACCAGCACCGGCGCCAGCGACGACGAGGGCGACGCCGGTGAGACCAGTGACGGCGACGCGGCCCGTCGCGACGGTGACGTGGCCGGTCACGGGGTGGCGGGTGCGGCGTTCGGGCTCCACGAACAGCAGCAGCGCCCGGAGACGGTGCGTGATGAGCGGACCCCGGGGAAGCGCCGGGTGGACGCGCTCATGGACCTGGTGTCCGCGGGCGCGAAAGTCGCCTCCGGGGACGGGATGGGCATCGGGGCCGGTGCCACCGTGCTGGTGACGATGGACCTGCACCGGTTGTTGGGTGACTTGGATGGTGCGGTCACCATCGGCGGGGAGATCCTGGACGCGGGGACCGCCCGGAGGTTGGCGTGTGATGCGGACCTGATCCCGATGGTGCTTGGCGGCAAGAGTCAGCCTCTGGACGTGGGGCGTGAGAAACGGTTGGTGACCAAGGGGATGCGGGCCGCCGTGGTCTACCGGGACAAAGGATGCACGTTCCCTGGCTGTGACCGACCTCCGGGTTTCTGCGAAGTGCACCATGTGCTGCCCTGGTGGGCAGGCGGCAGCACCGCGTTGGACAATTCTGCGATGCTGTGTCGCCGACATCACCAGATCGTGCACCGGCACGGGTACACCGCCACCGTCACCAGTGACGGGGTGCACTGGGACCTGACCGAAGGCGCCATGCCCGGCTGGCGTGCCGACAAGGTCGCCTGA
- a CDS encoding ribokinase, producing MNLAEQPAQRPRGLVVVGSINIDRSLTVDRFPGPGETLSARSLSSSIGGKGANQAVAAACSGADVAMIGMVGADDEGEAARHALTEAGVDTSWVCSTDDAPTGTAWITVATGENMILVVPGANHAWPQGFSKPPPAAVVLCQLEIPLAVVHAAAAAAEGLFVLNAAPSQPLDDDLLRRCDVLIVNEHELAEVCGARRLDAEDVDSLSSAARLLISHGVGTVVTTLGSRGALLCTADETSRIGTPPASAVVDTTGAGDAFCGVFAARLAAGDSSADALRYAVTAGSVSVSHATAQGGYDEFARLSALVGQTPCATTISVE from the coding sequence ATGAACCTTGCCGAGCAGCCAGCGCAGCGCCCGCGCGGCCTCGTCGTCGTCGGTTCGATCAACATCGATCGCTCGCTGACGGTCGACCGCTTCCCCGGCCCGGGTGAGACGCTGTCCGCCCGCTCACTGTCCTCGTCCATCGGCGGTAAAGGCGCCAACCAGGCTGTGGCAGCCGCGTGCTCGGGAGCTGACGTGGCGATGATCGGCATGGTCGGCGCCGACGACGAAGGAGAAGCTGCCCGGCATGCACTGACGGAGGCCGGAGTCGACACGTCGTGGGTCTGCAGCACCGATGACGCACCCACCGGAACGGCGTGGATCACCGTCGCCACCGGGGAGAACATGATCCTGGTCGTTCCCGGAGCCAACCATGCCTGGCCCCAGGGATTTTCGAAGCCTCCGCCAGCAGCAGTCGTGCTCTGCCAGTTGGAGATCCCTCTGGCTGTCGTGCATGCCGCCGCGGCTGCGGCCGAAGGTCTCTTCGTGCTCAACGCCGCACCGTCGCAGCCACTCGATGACGACCTGCTGCGGCGGTGCGACGTGCTCATCGTCAACGAGCACGAATTGGCTGAGGTGTGCGGCGCCCGACGACTCGACGCCGAGGATGTCGATTCACTGAGTTCCGCGGCGCGCCTGCTCATCTCGCATGGCGTCGGAACGGTTGTGACCACGCTCGGGAGCCGAGGTGCGCTCCTGTGTACTGCTGATGAGACCTCGCGGATCGGGACTCCCCCGGCTTCTGCCGTGGTCGACACGACCGGCGCCGGCGATGCCTTCTGCGGTGTCTTCGCTGCCCGTCTGGCGGCTGGTGATTCGTCGGCCGACGCACTGCGGTACGCCGTGACGGCAGGCTCGGTCTCGGTGAGTCACGCGACGGCACAGGGCGGGTATGACGAATTCGCTCGGCTGAGCGCCCTGGTCGGCCAGACCCCTTGCGCCACAACGATTTCAGTGGAATAG